From the genome of Methylocystis bryophila, one region includes:
- a CDS encoding thymidylate synthase, translating to MRQYLELLDLILREGRRKEDRTGTGTLSIFGHQMRFDLREGFPLVTTKKLHLKSIIHELLWFLSGDTNIAYLRDKGVTIWDEWADEKGDLGPVYGRQWRAWETPDGRVIDQIGEVVAEIKRNPFSRRLIVTAWNPADLDRMALAPCHCLIQFHVEEIEGRKHLSCQLYQRSADVFLGVPFNIASYALLTHLIARETDCEPKDFVHSFGDVHLYLNHIEQAKLQLTRAPRPLPRLRLAPGALFTTRYEDIEILDYDPWPAIAAPVAV from the coding sequence ATGCGACAATATCTCGAGCTTCTCGATCTCATCCTGCGCGAAGGCCGCCGCAAGGAGGACCGCACGGGAACCGGCACGCTCTCGATCTTCGGTCATCAGATGCGCTTCGATCTGCGCGAGGGCTTCCCCCTCGTCACGACAAAGAAGCTGCATCTAAAGTCGATCATCCACGAGTTGCTGTGGTTTCTCTCCGGCGACACCAATATCGCCTATCTGCGCGACAAGGGCGTTACGATCTGGGACGAATGGGCGGACGAGAAAGGCGATCTCGGACCCGTCTATGGCCGCCAGTGGCGCGCTTGGGAGACTCCGGACGGGCGCGTCATCGACCAGATCGGCGAGGTCGTCGCGGAGATCAAGCGCAACCCCTTCTCGCGCCGGCTCATCGTCACGGCCTGGAATCCGGCCGACCTCGACAGAATGGCGCTCGCGCCTTGCCATTGTCTGATCCAGTTCCACGTCGAGGAGATCGAGGGGAGAAAACATCTCTCCTGCCAGCTCTATCAGCGGTCTGCCGACGTGTTTTTAGGCGTCCCCTTCAATATCGCGAGCTATGCGCTGCTCACCCATCTCATCGCGCGCGAGACGGACTGCGAGCCCAAGGATTTTGTGCACAGCTTCGGCGACGTGCATCTCTATCTGAACCACATCGAACAGGCGAAGCTGCAACTGACGCGCGCGCCTCGGCCCCTGCCGCGCCTGCGTTTGGCGCCCGGCGCGCTCTTTACGACGCGCTACGAGGACATCGAGATCTTGGACTATGATCCTTGGCCGGCGATCGCCGCGCCGGTAGCGGTGTAG
- a CDS encoding STAS/SEC14 domain-containing protein, giving the protein MIETLEGFPADALAVRCNGFVNKADYDEVVAPAVERALKAHERLRLYYEIAPDFSGISPGAMWEDFWIGMRHLNRWKRIAVVTDVAWIKQLVQLFGFVLPKATRVFTVPESGEARAWLSQDS; this is encoded by the coding sequence ATGATTGAGACGCTGGAAGGTTTTCCCGCCGATGCGCTGGCGGTCAGATGCAACGGATTCGTCAATAAGGCCGACTACGACGAAGTGGTCGCGCCTGCGGTCGAGCGGGCGCTGAAGGCCCATGAACGGTTGCGGCTTTACTACGAGATCGCGCCCGATTTTTCGGGAATCTCGCCGGGAGCGATGTGGGAGGATTTCTGGATCGGTATGCGGCATCTCAACCGCTGGAAGCGGATCGCCGTCGTCACCGACGTTGCGTGGATCAAGCAGCTGGTCCAGCTGTTCGGTTTTGTGCTGCCCAAAGCGACTAGGGTGTTCACCGTCCCTGAGTCGGGGGAAGCGCGCGCCTGGCTCAGTCAGGACTCCTGA
- a CDS encoding DUF3280 domain-containing protein has translation MKTLLALALIFATSAAVAQEKLKIAFFGFEMISTSDTPASEAERLRLARLDIVFEEMLKASGRFEITPIPEELAAKIAREIKFSTCNACEVEFAREIGADVAAFGTVQKVSNLILNENLYMRRADGAPFFAHSVDIRGNTDESWERGLRYMLKNHLFVGR, from the coding sequence ATGAAGACACTATTGGCGCTGGCTCTCATCTTCGCGACCTCCGCTGCCGTGGCGCAGGAAAAGCTCAAAATCGCTTTTTTCGGCTTCGAGATGATCAGCACGTCGGACACGCCGGCGAGCGAGGCCGAGCGTCTTCGTCTCGCGCGTCTCGACATCGTGTTCGAGGAGATGTTGAAAGCCTCGGGCCGCTTTGAGATCACGCCCATTCCCGAGGAGCTTGCGGCGAAGATCGCCAGAGAGATCAAATTCTCGACCTGCAACGCCTGCGAGGTCGAATTCGCGCGCGAGATCGGCGCCGATGTTGCAGCATTTGGCACGGTGCAGAAGGTGAGCAATCTCATTCTCAACGAGAACCTCTACATGCGGCGCGCGGATGGCGCGCCCTTCTTCGCCCACAGCGTCGACATCCGAGGCAACACCGACGAATCCTGGGAGCGCGGGCTGCGCTACATGCTGAAGAACCACCTTTTCGTAGGACGCTAA
- a CDS encoding Tim44 domain-containing protein, whose protein sequence is MSSRRNSLHFLPVALLAALLAFAPSLVEAKMGGSFGGGVGSRGSRTFSPPPATNTAPRTAAPIERSVTPPPSAQPQPGLGAQRPGFAQSGGFGRSFMGGLAGGLIGAGLFGLLTGHGFLGGIGGFASILGFLFQIALLAFLARLAFQWWQGRQAAAAGLGGRPGANVFGFDPRAAFSGAGFGGGAPQPSRGQPLQLSAADFPAFERLLGATQDAYSREDLDALSRVATPEIVGYLNEELNQHRRQGVINKISGVKLLQGDLSEAWREGGDEYATVAMRFALLDVTEDRATGRIVSGDPTTPTQATQIWTFRRPAGAPPDAWRLSAMQEAA, encoded by the coding sequence ATGTCCTCGCGCCGAAATTCTTTACATTTTCTCCCCGTCGCCCTGCTGGCGGCCTTGCTGGCCTTCGCGCCTTCGCTCGTTGAAGCGAAGATGGGGGGAAGCTTTGGCGGCGGCGTCGGCAGCCGGGGCTCGCGAACATTTTCTCCGCCGCCCGCGACGAACACGGCGCCGCGCACCGCTGCCCCGATCGAGCGCAGCGTCACGCCGCCCCCTTCCGCCCAGCCGCAGCCGGGCCTCGGGGCGCAGCGTCCAGGCTTCGCGCAAAGCGGGGGCTTCGGCCGCTCCTTCATGGGCGGGCTCGCCGGCGGCCTCATCGGCGCCGGACTCTTCGGCCTGCTGACGGGACACGGCTTTCTTGGTGGGATCGGCGGTTTCGCCTCGATCCTCGGCTTTCTGTTCCAGATTGCGCTTCTCGCCTTCCTGGCGCGTCTCGCCTTCCAATGGTGGCAGGGACGGCAGGCTGCGGCGGCAGGGCTCGGCGGCCGGCCGGGCGCGAATGTCTTCGGCTTCGACCCGCGCGCGGCATTCTCGGGCGCGGGCTTTGGCGGCGGCGCTCCCCAGCCTTCGCGGGGCCAGCCGCTCCAGCTCTCAGCCGCTGACTTCCCCGCCTTTGAACGGCTGCTCGGCGCCACCCAGGACGCCTATAGCCGCGAGGATCTCGACGCGCTTTCGCGGGTCGCGACGCCTGAGATCGTCGGCTATCTCAACGAGGAGCTCAACCAGCACCGGCGCCAAGGCGTGATCAACAAGATCTCCGGCGTGAAGCTCTTGCAGGGCGATCTGTCTGAGGCGTGGCGCGAAGGCGGCGACGAATATGCGACCGTCGCGATGCGTTTTGCGCTCCTCGACGTCACCGAGGACCGCGCCACGGGCCGGATCGTCTCGGGCGACCCCACGACGCCGACGCAGGCGACGCAGATCTGGACCTTCCGCCGCCCGGCCGGCGCGCCGCCAGACGCCTGGAGGCTCTCGGCCATGCAGGAGGCGGCGTAG
- a CDS encoding GFA family protein yields the protein MDLDTQTIDGACHCKTVRFRVRLTDGLHTARRCTCSYCRMRGAIAVSADLEGVDILAGSEALSTYTFNTRAAKHFFCSRCGIYTHHQRRSKPNQFGVNVACLEGVSPFDFDDVIVYDGANHPEDAYSSPPRVAGHLKFVRA from the coding sequence ATGGACTTGGACACCCAAACGATCGATGGCGCGTGCCATTGTAAAACTGTACGCTTTCGTGTGCGCCTGACCGATGGTCTGCACACCGCGCGTCGATGCACATGCTCATATTGCCGCATGCGCGGCGCAATTGCCGTCTCCGCTGACCTCGAGGGTGTCGATATTTTAGCGGGGAGCGAAGCGCTCTCGACCTATACATTCAACACACGAGCGGCAAAACATTTTTTCTGTTCAAGGTGCGGCATCTACACGCACCATCAGCGGCGCTCGAAGCCTAATCAATTTGGCGTCAATGTTGCCTGCCTCGAGGGTGTGAGCCCCTTCGATTTCGACGACGTCATTGTCTACGACGGCGCCAACCATCCCGAAGACGCCTATTCATCGCCGCCGCGCGTCGCTGGTCATCTGAAATTTGTGCGGGCGTGA
- the mutM gene encoding bifunctional DNA-formamidopyrimidine glycosylase/DNA-(apurinic or apyrimidinic site) lyase: protein MPELPEVETVRRGLAKVFEGGVFAKVELARGDLRFPFPKNFAARLKGRRVEALDRRGKYLLARLDDGASLLMHLGMSGSFRIDHGGPIGDPYIPRGRNPAHDHVIFRFESGASVTYNDPRRFGYMLLLSPKERESHPLLKNLGAEPLSAELNAAALAKTLADRSAPLKAALSDQKTIAGLGNIYVCEALHRAGLSPLRAAGSLVSSSGRATAALTKLTRAIKEVLSEAIEAGGSSLRDHRQTNGDLGYFQHSFRVYDREGAACPKKGCKGTIARIVQAGRSTFYCPMCQK from the coding sequence ATGCCGGAGCTTCCCGAAGTCGAGACCGTGCGCCGCGGCCTCGCAAAGGTTTTCGAAGGCGGCGTCTTCGCGAAGGTCGAGCTCGCGCGCGGCGATCTGCGATTTCCCTTTCCCAAGAATTTCGCGGCGCGCCTCAAGGGCCGGCGCGTCGAGGCGCTGGACCGGCGCGGCAAATATCTTCTCGCCCGGCTCGACGACGGGGCGAGCCTGCTCATGCATCTCGGCATGAGCGGCTCCTTTCGCATCGACCACGGCGGGCCGATCGGCGACCCCTATATCCCGCGCGGCCGCAATCCGGCGCATGATCACGTGATCTTTCGTTTCGAAAGCGGCGCCAGCGTCACCTACAATGATCCGCGCCGTTTCGGATACATGCTGTTGCTCTCGCCAAAGGAGCGCGAGTCGCATCCGCTGCTGAAAAACTTAGGCGCAGAGCCCTTGAGCGCCGAGTTGAACGCCGCGGCGCTGGCCAAAACGCTTGCCGACCGCAGCGCGCCGCTCAAGGCCGCGCTCTCCGACCAGAAGACGATCGCGGGCCTCGGCAATATTTACGTCTGCGAGGCGCTGCATCGCGCCGGCCTGTCCCCGCTGCGCGCGGCGGGAAGCCTCGTCTCGAGCTCTGGTCGCGCGACGGCGGCGCTGACGAAGCTCACGCGCGCAATCAAGGAAGTGCTCAGCGAGGCGATCGAGGCCGGCGGCTCGTCGCTGCGCGATCATCGCCAAACCAATGGCGATCTCGGCTATTTCCAGCACAGCTTCCGCGTTTACGACCGCGAGGGCGCGGCCTGCCCGAAAAAAGGGTGCAAGGGCACGATCGCGCGGATCGTGCAGGCCGGGCGCTCCACCTTTTATTGCCCTATGTGCCAAAAATAG
- a CDS encoding ParB-like protein, which produces MGGNHAEFLEERLEKLRPTQMTVGFAEVALKRKTFRALSTEGKRRFVSEHPFPAVRGPGGRYYITDGHHLGRALLEEGAGAAKISLLGDLSHFDAPAFWREMDQRGLSFPFDAKGGRQPFENMPRSLREMTDDPYRSLAAQVRRAGGYRKDSIPFAEFKWAEYFRRRLSLEAVNGFPELALQCARKLARHGTALCAQCDAAFSKICGARERTEDDLLSSENG; this is translated from the coding sequence ATGGGCGGGAATCACGCAGAATTTTTGGAAGAACGGCTCGAAAAGCTACGGCCGACGCAAATGACCGTCGGATTTGCGGAGGTCGCGCTCAAGCGCAAGACGTTTCGCGCGCTGTCGACCGAAGGCAAGCGTCGCTTTGTTTCCGAGCACCCCTTTCCGGCCGTGCGTGGACCGGGAGGACGCTACTATATTACGGACGGCCATCATCTTGGCCGCGCGCTTCTCGAGGAAGGCGCGGGCGCGGCGAAAATCTCACTCCTTGGCGACCTCTCGCATTTTGACGCTCCCGCCTTCTGGCGGGAAATGGACCAGCGGGGCCTCAGCTTTCCCTTCGATGCAAAAGGAGGGCGCCAGCCCTTCGAGAACATGCCGCGCTCGCTGCGCGAAATGACCGACGATCCCTATCGCAGCCTTGCGGCGCAAGTCCGGCGCGCCGGCGGATATCGGAAAGATTCGATCCCCTTCGCTGAATTCAAATGGGCGGAGTATTTTCGCCGTCGTCTATCCCTCGAGGCGGTGAACGGCTTTCCCGAGCTCGCGCTCCAATGCGCGAGGAAACTCGCGCGCCATGGGACGGCCCTTTGCGCGCAGTGCGACGCCGCCTTTTCCAAAATCTGCGGCGCTCGAGAGCGAACCGAGGATGATCTCTTGTCCAGTGAGAACGGCTGA